One part of the Olleya sp. YS genome encodes these proteins:
- a CDS encoding SusD/RagB family nutrient-binding outer membrane lipoprotein: MKNINTIIKISLLVISTLIISCSDVLVNEDPNGVVIDELPPEVILPGALTLPAATLSTTMNGLGNTMIATWSGNAQQVQAPYFVEFQYQLTTDFYSGIWDNLMARTGNLTTIINNNNPGNYDYFKAAAKIYRAFYFQYLVDLYGDIPFTDIHQRGDLLFPTYDNQVEVYINLISQINEAIAQISNTDTNSAITMGTNDVVMGGDMDKWVKFGNSLKLRMLLRMYDYAQTTPDVLTFLNSEVTMLNSADFLGSGEDVTINPGYSDEQGRMNPFAETFGYDPGEFGNSSNQTFSNLRAGPTTFLVEFLNGTTNGVMDPRLNRLYATRSGQSSIQGNTQGGGDQPSRIGPGLLISPQQDGYIMTASESLFLQSEAVEKGLLTSGNAKALFESAIESSFNRLGANIGGYLSSINNINTVGWDGSTNKLEAIITQKWIDLGGTNGIETWIEYTRTGFPSNMPLPDITSRPDRPNRLLYPTSEYSGNSANVNPYGQTVDSAFDTKVFWDVN, from the coding sequence ATGAAAAACATAAACACGATAATAAAAATATCTTTACTTGTAATATCTACATTAATAATCTCTTGTAGTGATGTACTTGTAAACGAAGATCCTAATGGAGTAGTAATTGATGAGTTACCACCAGAAGTAATATTACCAGGAGCTTTAACATTACCTGCAGCAACATTAAGCACAACAATGAACGGACTAGGTAATACAATGATAGCAACTTGGTCTGGTAATGCACAACAAGTACAAGCACCATATTTTGTAGAATTTCAATATCAACTTACCACAGATTTTTACAGTGGTATTTGGGATAATTTAATGGCAAGAACCGGTAATTTAACTACTATTATTAATAATAACAACCCAGGTAATTATGATTATTTCAAGGCTGCTGCAAAAATTTATAGAGCATTCTACTTTCAATATCTAGTAGACCTGTATGGAGATATTCCTTTTACGGATATACATCAAAGAGGTGATTTACTATTTCCAACATACGATAATCAGGTTGAAGTTTACATAAATTTAATTTCTCAAATTAATGAAGCTATAGCACAAATTTCCAATACAGATACAAACTCTGCAATCACAATGGGAACTAATGATGTTGTTATGGGAGGAGACATGGATAAATGGGTTAAATTTGGAAATAGCTTAAAACTTAGAATGTTATTAAGAATGTATGACTATGCGCAAACAACACCAGATGTATTAACATTTTTAAATTCTGAAGTTACGATGTTAAACAGTGCAGATTTTCTTGGTTCTGGAGAAGACGTAACCATTAACCCAGGATATTCAGATGAACAAGGAAGAATGAATCCATTTGCTGAGACCTTCGGATATGATCCTGGAGAATTTGGCAACTCAAGTAATCAAACTTTTTCAAATTTAAGAGCTGGCCCTACTACTTTTTTAGTAGAATTTTTAAATGGTACCACAAATGGTGTCATGGACCCGAGACTAAATAGATTATATGCAACTAGATCTGGTCAATCGTCTATACAAGGTAACACTCAAGGTGGAGGTGATCAACCTTCCAGAATTGGTCCAGGTTTATTGATTTCACCACAACAAGATGGTTATATAATGACAGCGTCTGAATCTTTATTCTTACAATCTGAAGCAGTAGAAAAAGGATTACTAACTTCAGGTAATGCAAAAGCTTTATTTGAATCAGCTATAGAATCGTCATTTAATAGATTAGGTGCTAACATTGGAGGTTACTTAAGTTCGATTAATAATATAAATACAGTTGGATGGGACGGAAGCACTAATAAATTAGAGGCTATAATTACCCAAAAATGGATAGATTTAGGAGGCACGAATGGTATTGAAACTTGGATTGAGTACACAAGAACAGGTTTCCCAAGCAACATGCCTCTTCCAGATATAACAAGTAGACCAGATAGACCAAATAGGTTATTATATCCTACCTCAGAGTATTCAGGAAATTCCGCTAATGTAAATCCATACGGACAAACTGTTGATAGTGCATTTGATACCAAAGTTTTTTGGGACGTTAACTAA